The following are from one region of the Onthophagus taurus isolate NC unplaced genomic scaffold, IU_Otau_3.0 ScKx7SY_15, whole genome shotgun sequence genome:
- the LOC111418792 gene encoding peroxisome assembly protein 12, translating to MAEKAANFAFTSEAKPSIFEVIAQHSLNITLHPALKRIAEFLAESSPKHFNWLYTHYEETFLVLNGLLQYYYIKKYDASFSEYFYGLKRISSDGKLLSDHQRKLSFLFLVILPYLKRKLEERINFYKIQNAEGVLTSKTKKLLIYSHSTFDLTWGVWVLINYLRYMSDKTIYQRPTLQLIQIQLILVEDRDDVSSFWGALFKGKLKLKEFTSGVLKHGLRTCLEIGAFFIQFLQTWYAEKSDFNVTALPTVPPPNIDSKAKALKGKCPICLQPWKIPTVLPASGYVYCFPCIVKHFRENASTCPVSNIPVRALDLVRLYDS from the exons atgGCTGAAAAAGCAGCAAATTTTGCTTTTACATCCGAAGCGAAACCTtcaatttttgaggttatagcCCAACACTctttaaacataaccttacaCCCAGCTTTAAAACGAATCGCggag TTTTTAGCAGAAAGTAGCCCAAAGCATTTCAATTGGTTGTATACACATTACGAggaaacatttttagttttaaacgGACTCTTAcaatattattacataaaaaaatatgatgctTCATTTTCGGAGTACTTTTACGGATTAAAACGCATCTCGTCCGATGGTAAACTCCTTTCCGATCATCAAAGAAAGCTTTCATTTCTATTCCTGGTTATTTTGccgtatttaaaaagaaaattagagGAACGGATCAATTTTTACAAGATTCAAAACGCCGAGGGtgttttaacctcaaaaacgaaaaaattacttatttattcGCACTCAACGTTTGATCTAACGTGGGGTGTTtgggttttaattaattatttgcgATACATGTCGGATAAAACTATTTATCAAAGACCGACATTACAACTTATTCAAATCCAATTGATTTTGGTTGAGGATCGTGATGATGTCTCGTCATTTTGGGGGGCTCTATTTAAAGgcaaattaaagttgaaagagTTTACTTCGGGGGTGTTGAAACACGGGTTAAGGACATGTTTGGAAATTGGAGcgttttttatacaatttttgcaaACTTGGTATGCGGAAAAatcggattttaatgttacgGCTCTTCCCACGGTTCCCCCACCAAAT attGATTCTAAAGCGAAagctttgaaaggaaaatgtCCCATTTGTTTACAACCGTGGAAAATACCGACTGTTCTTCCAGCTTCGGG ATATGTTTATTGTTTTCCGTGTATTGTGAAACATTTTCGAGAGAATGCATCAACCTGTCCCGTTTCAAACATTCCAGTTAGAGCTTTAGATTTAGTTCGATTGTATGATTCTTga
- the LOC111418791 gene encoding required for meiotic nuclear division protein 1 homolog has protein sequence MSRFFRTFSAIRPVLFKTNPIIDLKPFTIINTTVLYRPNSTLIPKVKPQLVQGIQDKISSLQLKKRPARKKRTLEEEDLKIKTPGFFDVTAFSTADEYNLEKLLSGLKQEDLYEPKFVDNTDVVHAVAKYQVGDEPRELFFFREGTIVMWNISELEIENILNFIKTFETDAYSESLIQNEAEYMNYRCQNDRKPSLTSNGEILIPPEDNTLEKYTFSNAMALSVKLGCWEASLQRYIDTIEFVTDDLKFGRKIKMSQDDVLRKHGELFALRHVINLSSDLLDTPDFYWDQDQLEVLYSHVCGYFSIAKRTRVMNEKINHCVELIELLSSHLSDKHHVRLEWMIIVLIMVEVGFETLHYVERYLH, from the exons atgtcTCGGTTTTTTAGAACGTTTTCGGCAATTCGCCCTGTTCTGTTTAAAACGAACCCTATTATAGATTTAAAGCCCTTTACAATCATAAATACAACCGTTTTGTATCGTCCAAATTCAACGTTAATACCCAAAGTGAAGCCCCAACTTGTTCAAGGTATTCAAGATAAAATCTCTTCGTTACAACTGAAAAAACGCCCCGCACGAAAAAAGCGAACCCTCGAAGAAGAAgaccttaaaattaaaaccccCGGTTTTTTTGACGTGACCGCATTCTCCACCGCTGATGAGTACAACctagaaaaattactttccgGCTTAAAACAAGAAGATTTATACGAACCAAAATTCGTGGATAACACCGATGTAGTTCATGCGGTTGCTAAATATCAAGTTGGGGATGAACCCCgagagttattttttttccgGGAGGGCACCATTGTTATGTGGAACATATCCGAATtagaaatcgaaaatattttaaactttattaaaacctTCGAAACGGACGCTTATTCCGAGAGTTTAATCCAAAACGAAGCTGAGTATATGAATTATAGATGTCAAAATGACAg aaaaccgTCATTAACTTCAAACGGAGAAATTTTAATCCCCCCGGAAGATAATACACTAGAAAAATACACCTTTTCAAACGCAATGGCTCTCTCGGTTAAATTAGGCTGTTGGGAGGCTTCGTTACAACGTTACATAGACACAATCGAGTTCGTTACGGACGATTTAAAATTCGGTAGGAAAATCAAAATGAGTCAAGATGATGTATTGAGAAAACACGGGGAATTATTTGCGCTACGTCATGTGATTAATCTAAGCTCGGATTTATTGGATACCCCCGATTTTTATTGGGACCAAGATCAATTGGAGGTGCTTTATTCTCATGTTTGCGGTTATTTTAGTATCGCGAAGCGTACGCGGGTGATGaacgaaaaaattaatcattgcGTTGAACTTATCGAGTTGTTATCGTCGCATTTAAGTGATAAACATCACGTACGATTGGAATGGATGATTATTGTTTTGATCATGGTTGAGGTTGGGTTCGAAACTTTGCATTATGTTGAACGATATTTGCATTGA